The nucleotide window GCCGTTTCGGGCTATGCGCTGGGCGGCGGGTGCGAATTGGCCATGATGTGCGACTTCATCATCGCCGCGGACAACGCCAAGTTCGGCCAGCCCGAAATCAACCTCGGCGTCATGGCCGGGATGGGCGGCAGCCAGCGCCTGACGCGGTTCATCGGCAAATCCAAATCCATGGACATGAACCTGACGGGCCGTTTCATGGATGCCGAAGAGGCCGACCGCTCGGGCCTCGTCAGCCGCGTCGTTCCGGCCAAGAAGCTGATGGAGGAAACGATGGCGGCGGCAGGCAAGATCGCCGAGAAATCCATGATCACCGTCATGGCGGTCAAGGAAGCGGTCAACCGCTCCTACGAGGTGCCGCTGGCCGAGGGCCTGCTGTTCGAGCGCCGCGTCTTCCACTCGCTCTTCGCGACCGAGGACCAGAAGGAAGGCATGGCCGCCTTCGCCGAGAAACGCGAAGCCCAGTTCCGCGACAAGTAAGGCGCAGGGGCCTGTAGGCCCCCGCCCGTTTCAGATCACGTAATGTAGCGCATCGAACCGACTGCGCATCTCCTGAGTTCGCGGCGCGACTGCTTGTGGATCGCCGGTGAGGCCGGCGTGGATCAGCTCCGCTAGCGCCGGCGCGTCCTCTGCCGTGACGCCCCAGCGAACCAGCTCGGGCGTTCCGATGCGCAGACCGTTCATGTCGCCCGGTACCTCCGCGATGGGCAGGCCGATTCCGCAGGCCAGGAACCCGGCCTTGCGCAAGGTCTTCGAGGCCGCCTGTCCGCTCCCGAACTGCGCCGCCTCGACGGCGAACTGGTGCGAGGTGGTATATCCCTTGGGCGTCTCGAAGACCGGAATGCCCAGTACCGCCAACGCCTCTGCCAGCGCCTGAGACAGCTCGATCATCGCCTGTGCATAGGCCGTCCCGTGCTCGCGCCAGTCCAGCATCGACACCGCCAGGGCCGCCGACTTGGCGGCATCGAAATTGGCGGTCATGCCCGGAAAGGCGATGGCGTCCAGCCGTTCCGCCATCTCGGGCTCGTTGGTGACGATCACGCCGCCCGCCGGACCGCCGAGGCTCTTGTAGGTGCTCATCGTCATCAGATGCGCGCCTTCCGCCAGGGGGTTCTTCCACGCCCGCCCGGCAATGATCCCGCATTGGTGGGCGGCGTCGAACATGACCTTCGCGCCCACGCTGTCGGCAATGGCGCGCACCTCGGCCACGGGATGCTCGAACAGGTTCAACGAGCCGCCAACGGTGATCAGCTTTGGTTTCTCTTGCCGGACGATTTCCCGGAGCGCATCCAGGTCAATCGTGTACCCATCCGCGTTGACCGGCGCCGGTACGGTGCGCAGACCGAACAGGCCGGCACATCCATCGGCATGGTGCGTGACATGCCCGCCGATCGTGGCCGGGGGCGCGATGATCGTATCGCCCGGTTTGCAGATCGCCATGAACGCGTAAAGATTCGCCAGCGCCCCGGACGGCACGCGGATCTCGGCGAATTTCGCCTGAAAGACATCGGCGACCAGCTCGGCGGCGATGACCTCTATCTCCTCGATGGCCTCAAGGCCCATTTCGTACTTGTCGCCGGGATAGCCCAGCGATGGCCGCGATCCGATCCCCGAGGACAGCAGTGCTTCGGCGCGCGGATTCATCACGTTCGTGGCCGGGTTCAGGTTGAAACAGTCGCGCTCGTGGATCTTGCGGTTTTCCTCGGCCAGGGCCTCGATCCTTGTGGCAATCGCGGCACTGGTTTCCGAGCCCGTTCGGGTCGCGATGGTCTGAACCAGGGTCTCGCTTCGTGCGGGCACCCAGTTCCGGTGGGCAAGGGTCATCTTGGTTTCTCCGGTTGCGTCGGTCGGATCATGCCGGGCGCGCGAGGCGGGCGAAAGCGGTTTTCATCGATTCCCGCTTTGCTTTCGCGAAGTTTGCCGCTATACGCCTGCGCCATACATGCGCGTGCGGCCCGCTCTGGCCAGAATCATTCCGGCCCATTGGCCTGCCGGAACGGGTTGTCGTCGTGCACACTTGAAACGAAATGACAGACCCGAAAAGGTTCACACCATGGCCAACACTCTTCAATCCAAAAAACGTGCGCGCCAGAACGCGCGCCGTCTCAGCGTCAACAAGGCGCGCCGCTCGCGGATTCGCACATTCCTGCGCAAGGTCGAGGAAGCAATCGCGTCCGGCGACAAGGAAGCTGCACAAAACGCACTGCGTACCGCGCAGCCCGAACTGATGCGCGGCGTGTCCAAGGGAGTGTTTCATAAAAACACCGCTTCGCGGAAAATGTCGCGGCTTGCTTCGCGGATCAAATCG belongs to Roseovarius sp. THAF27 and includes:
- a CDS encoding enoyl-CoA hydratase — encoded protein: MAYETIIVEVEDHVAKITLNRPDALNALNDQLLGELVDALQDAEGNDKVRCIVITGSEKAFAAGADIKMMSEKSFVDVFAGNLFGPEADAIVRIRKPIIAAVSGYALGGGCELAMMCDFIIAADNAKFGQPEINLGVMAGMGGSQRLTRFIGKSKSMDMNLTGRFMDAEEADRSGLVSRVVPAKKLMEETMAAAGKIAEKSMITVMAVKEAVNRSYEVPLAEGLLFERRVFHSLFATEDQKEGMAAFAEKREAQFRDK
- a CDS encoding serine hydroxymethyltransferase; the encoded protein is MTLAHRNWVPARSETLVQTIATRTGSETSAAIATRIEALAEENRKIHERDCFNLNPATNVMNPRAEALLSSGIGSRPSLGYPGDKYEMGLEAIEEIEVIAAELVADVFQAKFAEIRVPSGALANLYAFMAICKPGDTIIAPPATIGGHVTHHADGCAGLFGLRTVPAPVNADGYTIDLDALREIVRQEKPKLITVGGSLNLFEHPVAEVRAIADSVGAKVMFDAAHQCGIIAGRAWKNPLAEGAHLMTMSTYKSLGGPAGGVIVTNEPEMAERLDAIAFPGMTANFDAAKSAALAVSMLDWREHGTAYAQAMIELSQALAEALAVLGIPVFETPKGYTTSHQFAVEAAQFGSGQAASKTLRKAGFLACGIGLPIAEVPGDMNGLRIGTPELVRWGVTAEDAPALAELIHAGLTGDPQAVAPRTQEMRSRFDALHYVI
- the rpsT gene encoding 30S ribosomal protein S20, with protein sequence MANTLQSKKRARQNARRLSVNKARRSRIRTFLRKVEEAIASGDKEAAQNALRTAQPELMRGVSKGVFHKNTASRKMSRLASRIKSIG